From a single Asticcacaulis sp. MM231 genomic region:
- the murC gene encoding UDP-N-acetylmuramate--L-alanine ligase, translated as MTLHTKRPTPFDLGPVHFVGIGGIGMSGIAEIMIKIGYKVQGSDAKASANTERLEKLGAQIFIGHEASHVSEGVCALVYSTAVKQDNPEMVEARRRRIPLVRRAEMLAELMRLQFSIAVGGTHGKTTTTSMVACLLDAGGKDPTVVNGGIINAYGTNAKVGDGDWIVVEADESDGSFLRLKSTLAIVTNIDAEHLDHWGDFEAVKKGFVDFVENIPFYGFAAVCIDHPEVQALAAKIDNRRLIPYGTSPQAEVRCANIEFGPEGAVFDVVFSPPSSQLGGIEPFTWEKLKLPMTGNHNVSNATAAIAIARELGIGEDDIRRGLGAFGGVKRRFTTTGVVDGIRVIDDYGHHPVEIAAVLKAARQVSSGRVIAVVQPHRYTRLRDLMNEFSSCFHDADTVIVADVYSAGELPIEGVDKTHLVEGLHRFGHRNAIALDGPSQLAGLVAAEAKPGDIVVLLGAGDITQWAYALPSQLEALKS; from the coding sequence ATGACCCTTCACACCAAGCGCCCGACGCCTTTCGATCTCGGTCCCGTCCATTTTGTTGGCATTGGCGGCATCGGCATGAGCGGCATCGCCGAAATCATGATCAAGATCGGCTACAAGGTGCAGGGTTCCGACGCCAAGGCCTCGGCCAATACCGAGCGTCTCGAAAAGCTGGGTGCGCAGATTTTCATCGGTCATGAAGCCTCGCACGTCTCGGAAGGCGTTTGTGCCCTCGTCTATTCCACCGCCGTGAAGCAGGACAATCCGGAAATGGTCGAGGCGCGCCGCCGCCGTATCCCGCTGGTGCGACGCGCCGAAATGCTGGCCGAACTGATGCGCCTCCAATTCTCCATTGCGGTCGGTGGCACCCACGGCAAGACGACGACCACCTCCATGGTGGCCTGTCTGCTCGATGCCGGTGGCAAGGACCCGACCGTGGTCAATGGCGGCATCATCAATGCCTACGGCACCAATGCCAAGGTGGGGGATGGTGACTGGATCGTGGTCGAGGCCGATGAATCCGACGGCTCCTTCCTGCGTCTGAAATCGACCCTGGCCATCGTCACCAATATCGACGCCGAACACCTCGATCACTGGGGCGATTTCGAAGCCGTCAAAAAAGGCTTTGTCGATTTCGTCGAAAATATTCCCTTCTATGGGTTCGCCGCCGTCTGCATCGACCATCCGGAAGTGCAGGCCCTGGCCGCCAAGATCGACAACCGCCGCCTGATACCCTATGGCACGAGCCCGCAGGCCGAGGTGCGCTGCGCCAATATCGAATTTGGCCCCGAAGGCGCGGTTTTCGATGTCGTCTTCTCGCCGCCCTCTAGTCAATTGGGGGGCATTGAGCCCTTCACCTGGGAGAAGCTCAAGCTGCCGATGACCGGCAACCACAACGTCTCCAATGCCACCGCCGCCATCGCCATCGCCCGTGAACTGGGCATTGGTGAGGACGATATCCGCCGTGGCCTGGGGGCTTTCGGAGGCGTCAAGCGCCGCTTCACCACCACCGGCGTGGTGGATGGTATCCGCGTGATCGATGACTATGGCCACCACCCTGTCGAGATCGCCGCCGTTTTGAAAGCTGCGCGTCAGGTCAGTTCCGGCCGCGTCATCGCCGTGGTCCAGCCGCACCGCTATACCCGCCTGCGCGATCTGATGAACGAGTTCTCGTCGTGCTTCCATGACGCCGACACGGTGATCGTGGCCGACGTCTACTCCGCCGGCGAACTGCCGATCGAGGGCGTCGACAAGACCCATCTGGTCGAAGGTTTGCACCGCTTCGGTCACCGCAACGCCATAGCGCTCGATGGCCCGTCGCAACTGGCCGGTCTGGTGGCGGCTGAGGCCAAGCCTGGCGATATCGTCGTCCTGCTCGGTGCCGGCGATATCACGCAGTGGGCCTATGCCCTGCCATCGCAGCTTGAAGCGTTAAAGAGCTAA
- the murB gene encoding UDP-N-acetylmuramate dehydrogenase: MTQQSHAWIADLPPVRGKMMYRADLAPFTWFRVGGPADVVFLPEDAADLCEFLKNLDPGIPALTIGVGSNLLVRDGGIDGVVIRLGRNFADVTPRGEGRIEAGAAALDAHVAKVAAQNGIAGLEFYRGVPGTIGGALTMNAGCYGSETKDILIEAYAITRSGERITISNAEMGFRYRHSEPEGVIYTGALFQGTPDDASAVTERMEAITARREQTQPIREKTGGSTFKNPEGKSAWQCVDEAGWRGKLFGAAKFSELHSNFMINTGDATAAELEGLGEAVRADVMTKLGIDLHWEIKRLGKA, translated from the coding sequence ATGACGCAACAGTCCCACGCCTGGATCGCCGACCTGCCGCCGGTGCGCGGCAAGATGATGTATCGCGCTGATCTGGCGCCCTTCACCTGGTTTCGCGTCGGCGGACCGGCCGACGTGGTTTTCCTGCCGGAAGACGCCGCCGACCTGTGCGAATTCCTGAAAAACCTGGATCCCGGCATTCCGGCCCTGACCATCGGCGTTGGCTCGAACCTGCTGGTACGCGATGGCGGCATCGATGGCGTGGTGATTCGCCTCGGCCGTAATTTCGCCGATGTGACGCCGCGCGGCGAGGGGCGTATCGAAGCCGGTGCGGCGGCGCTGGATGCCCATGTCGCCAAGGTGGCGGCGCAAAACGGCATTGCCGGTCTGGAATTCTATCGTGGCGTGCCGGGCACGATCGGCGGGGCGCTCACCATGAACGCCGGCTGCTACGGCTCGGAAACCAAGGACATTCTGATCGAGGCCTATGCCATCACGCGCTCTGGCGAGCGCATCACGATCTCCAATGCCGAGATGGGTTTCCGCTACCGCCATTCGGAACCCGAAGGCGTCATCTATACCGGCGCGCTGTTCCAAGGCACGCCTGATGATGCGTCGGCGGTCACCGAGCGGATGGAAGCCATCACCGCCCGCCGTGAGCAGACCCAGCCGATCCGTGAAAAGACCGGCGGTTCGACCTTCAAGAATCCGGAGGGCAAGAGCGCCTGGCAGTGCGTTGATGAGGCCGGCTGGCGTGGCAAGCTGTTCGGCGCCGCCAAGTTCTCCGAACTGCATTCCAACTTTATGATCAATACCGGCGACGCCACGGCGGCCGAACTGGAAGGTCTGGGCGAGGCCGTCCGCGCCGATGTCATGACGAAGCTGGGCATCGACCTGCACTGGGAAATCAAACGGTTGGGCAAGGCGTAG
- a CDS encoding acyltransferase, translated as MSESNHYKAFDGLRGFAAISVVLFHIGHWLGVPWLATNSGLAVDLFFCLSGYVMVLAYGACLKESMTLAKFARVRLVRLMPMILLGLLISILYSVISIFAKHEPVDQLALALAFLLAMVNLPYLHAPTSIGGPQVFPLNGPQYSLFLELAANFVWALLRRIDGLVLSLSLTVVSFALMLLFPGGGDETATFWQGIPRVCTSFCLGVALFFADARFLQGRAAGSRLWHWLFWISVVAMVVIFYTPVPLHALSQWL; from the coding sequence GTGAGTGAGTCCAACCACTACAAGGCCTTCGATGGTTTGAGAGGCTTTGCGGCGATTTCAGTTGTTCTTTTTCACATAGGTCACTGGCTTGGCGTGCCCTGGTTGGCCACCAATAGCGGTCTGGCGGTCGATCTGTTTTTCTGCCTGAGCGGCTATGTTATGGTGCTGGCCTATGGCGCGTGCCTGAAGGAGAGCATGACACTGGCGAAATTTGCCCGCGTTCGCCTTGTGCGCCTGATGCCGATGATCCTGCTTGGACTGCTTATCAGCATACTTTACAGCGTCATAAGCATCTTCGCGAAGCATGAGCCCGTAGATCAGCTAGCGCTGGCCCTGGCTTTTCTGCTGGCCATGGTCAATCTGCCTTATCTCCATGCTCCGACGAGCATCGGCGGCCCCCAAGTCTTTCCGCTCAACGGGCCACAATATTCGCTCTTCCTTGAACTGGCAGCGAATTTTGTCTGGGCTTTGCTGCGCCGGATCGATGGGCTTGTCTTGTCGCTGAGCCTGACGGTGGTGTCCTTTGCGTTAATGCTGCTTTTCCCAGGGGGCGGTGATGAAACGGCCACCTTCTGGCAAGGCATACCGCGCGTCTGCACGTCCTTCTGTCTGGGTGTTGCGCTGTTCTTTGCCGATGCACGTTTTCTTCAGGGACGGGCGGCAGGTTCGCGTCTCTGGCACTGGCTGTTCTGGATCAGCGTGGTGGCCATGGTGGTCATCTTTTACACACCTGTACCGCTTCATGCGCTGAGCCAATGGCTGTAG
- the folP gene encoding dihydropteroate synthase, with protein sequence MTLLDLHAAKGPLIMGIVNVTPDSFSDGGRFIGFEHALSHARQLITEGADVLDIGGELTRPGAHPVTLEEEISRVVPLIAVLSGLSDTPISIDTLKPEVAEEAVKAGASIWNDVSALSYTPHSLEAAARSGREVILMHMQGEPRTMQASPYYEDVVAEVESYLLERAEVAIRAGVARGHIWLDPGIGFGKTLDHNLALIRATDRLASHGFPLLMAASRKRFIAALEEREGAEPADPELRVGGTLAVHLHSIAKGAKMVRVHDVLAMKQALRLWTALEPS encoded by the coding sequence ATGACCTTACTCGACCTCCATGCCGCCAAAGGCCCGCTGATCATGGGCATCGTCAACGTTACGCCGGACAGCTTTTCGGACGGCGGGCGCTTTATCGGCTTTGAACACGCGCTCAGCCACGCGCGGCAACTGATCACCGAAGGCGCCGATGTGCTCGATATCGGCGGCGAATTGACCCGTCCCGGTGCCCATCCGGTGACGCTGGAGGAAGAGATCAGCCGCGTCGTGCCGCTGATCGCCGTGCTCTCCGGCCTCAGCGATACCCCCATTAGTATCGATACACTCAAACCCGAAGTGGCCGAGGAAGCCGTCAAGGCCGGCGCCAGCATCTGGAATGATGTCAGCGCGCTCAGCTATACGCCGCATAGTCTGGAGGCTGCTGCGCGCAGCGGCCGCGAGGTCATCCTGATGCACATGCAGGGCGAGCCACGCACCATGCAGGCCAGTCCTTATTACGAGGACGTGGTGGCCGAGGTCGAATCCTATCTGCTCGAACGTGCCGAAGTCGCCATTCGCGCCGGCGTCGCGCGCGGCCATATCTGGCTTGATCCCGGCATCGGCTTTGGCAAGACGCTCGATCATAATCTGGCGCTGATCAGAGCTACGGATCGCCTGGCCTCGCATGGCTTCCCGCTGCTGATGGCGGCCTCCCGCAAGCGCTTTATCGCAGCCCTCGAAGAACGCGAGGGCGCCGAGCCCGCCGATCCTGAGCTGCGCGTCGGCGGCACGCTGGCGGTGCATTTGCATTCTATCGCAAAAGGCGCAAAAATGGTGCGAGTCCATGACGTTCTGGCCATGAAGCAGGCCTTGCGTCTCTGGACTGCCCTGGAACCTTCATGA
- a CDS encoding type II toxin-antitoxin system RelE/ParE family toxin, which translates to MADYRLSRKAEADLAAIADYSLQVFGIQRARSYRDDLLKAFAHIASNPNLGTYYGHIAPDTRRFVTGSHVIYYRMLPDGLLIRRILH; encoded by the coding sequence GTGGCTGATTACAGGTTAAGCCGAAAAGCTGAAGCTGATCTCGCCGCTATTGCCGATTACAGCCTTCAGGTCTTTGGCATTCAACGCGCTCGCAGCTATCGTGATGATCTGCTTAAAGCTTTTGCACACATTGCAAGCAACCCAAATCTTGGCACTTATTATGGCCACATTGCACCTGACACGCGCAGGTTCGTCACCGGTTCGCATGTCATTTATTATCGCATGCTGCCTGACGGTCTGCTTATACGCCGCATCCTGCATTAG
- a CDS encoding AI-2E family transporter, protein MTEKALDIGFIQRVLFIILAIAASLLIFKLLSLWLLIFGAIVIATVLRALAEPLIKYTPLNDTLAILTVLVAVLALISLTFFLFGYELVAQTQNLTKQIPVAWAALQVRLQQLGLNDEVQKQMATVGQQASGLASKLPLIAGSIFSALANLLVATIAGIILAIDPGKYRDGVVFLFADDHKEKVRDAMNVAGRALRLWFIGQFISMVLVGTLTGFGLWFLHVPSALALGMVSGLAQFVPIVGPVVSAGPGLLLAAVSGWQTFLWALVIYVGVSQMESNFITPAVQRQIASIPVIITLFAVVGFAGLLGTMGVLFAMPLTVIIYTLVRKLYDGEDVTQGKGKGPARSLLKPKAAKAD, encoded by the coding sequence ATGACCGAAAAGGCACTCGACATTGGTTTCATTCAGCGCGTGCTGTTTATTATTTTGGCCATCGCGGCGAGTTTGCTGATCTTCAAGCTGCTCAGCCTGTGGCTGCTGATCTTCGGTGCCATCGTGATCGCTACCGTGCTGCGGGCCCTGGCCGAACCGCTGATCAAATATACGCCGCTCAATGACACCCTGGCCATCCTGACCGTTCTGGTCGCCGTTCTGGCGCTGATTTCGCTGACCTTCTTCCTGTTCGGCTACGAACTGGTGGCGCAGACGCAAAACCTGACCAAGCAGATACCGGTGGCCTGGGCTGCCTTGCAGGTACGCCTGCAGCAACTGGGCCTTAATGACGAAGTGCAAAAGCAAATGGCTACTGTGGGGCAGCAGGCCAGCGGTCTGGCGTCCAAGCTTCCGCTCATTGCTGGCAGCATCTTTTCGGCGCTGGCCAACCTGTTGGTCGCCACGATCGCCGGCATCATTCTGGCGATAGACCCCGGCAAGTATCGTGACGGCGTGGTCTTCCTGTTTGCCGATGATCATAAGGAGAAGGTGCGCGACGCCATGAACGTGGCCGGCCGCGCCCTGCGCCTGTGGTTCATCGGTCAGTTTATCTCGATGGTGCTGGTTGGCACCCTGACCGGCTTTGGTCTGTGGTTCCTGCATGTGCCGTCGGCGCTAGCTTTGGGCATGGTGTCGGGTCTGGCGCAGTTCGTGCCGATCGTAGGGCCGGTGGTTTCGGCGGGGCCAGGTCTGTTGCTGGCGGCGGTGTCCGGGTGGCAGACTTTCCTTTGGGCGCTGGTGATCTATGTCGGCGTATCGCAAATGGAGAGCAATTTCATCACGCCGGCGGTTCAGCGCCAGATCGCTTCTATTCCGGTGATCATCACCCTGTTCGCGGTGGTTGGCTTTGCCGGACTGCTTGGCACTATGGGCGTGCTGTTCGCTATGCCGCTGACCGTGATCATCTACACCCTGGTGCGCAAGCTTTATGATGGTGAAGATGTGACGCAAGGGAAGGGGAAGGGGCCTGCGCGTAGTCTGCTCAAACCGAAGGCGGCAAAAGCGGATTAA